A genome region from Microbacterium terricola includes the following:
- the rpoC gene encoding DNA-directed RNA polymerase subunit beta': MLESTTFDQLRIGLATADDIRRWSYGEVKKPETINYRTLKPEKDGLFGEQIFGPSRDWECACGKYKRVRFKGIVCERCGVEVTKSSVRRERMGHIELAAPVTHIWYFKGVPSRLGYLLDMAPKDLEKVIYFAAYMVISVDDDARHRDLATQENNIRLELKTLADRRDSKIAARLQKLEDELAALEEEGAKADQKKKVKDAAEKEMASIRKNADDQVTRLERVWEEFRTLEVGSLKGEDEIFHELQDRFGQYFEAHMGAESIKRRLEAFDLAAEAESLHLQISEGKGQRKIRAIKRLKVVNSFLQTGMSPASMVLDVVPVIPPELRPMVQLDGGRFATSDLNDLYRRVINRNNRLRRLIDLGAPEIIVNNEKRMLQEAVDALFDNGRRGRPVTGTGNRALKSLSDMLKGKQGRFRQNLLGKRVDYSGRSVIIVGPQLKLHQCGLPKQMALELFKPFVIKRLIDLGHSQNIKAAKRAVERTRPEVWDVLEEIIRERPVLLNRAPTLHRLGIQAFEPQLVEGKAIQLHPLVCAAFNADFDGDQMAVHLPLSVEAQAEARILMLASNNILKPSDGRPVTLPSQDMIIGLHHLTTVKVGAAGEGRVFGSVGEAILAKDEGTLDLQAKVRIRVPGLTFLEGEAPEGYERHGLVDSSLGQAIFNDTLPKGYPFVREQADKGKLSQIVNKLAEEYPKVEVAASLDRIKDAGFYWATRSGVTVALSDILTPPNKGEIVAGYEKQAAKVQAQFEKGLTTDAERRQELIKIWTEATDAVQKAMRDNFPEDNTINRMVSSGARGNWLQIRNIAGMRGLVNNPKGEIIPRPIISSYREGLSVAEYFIATHGARKGLADTALRTADSGYLTRRLVDVSQDVIIREEDCGTTKGLDFTISAPGADGVLVKDANVENSVFARTLAADVVDAKGEVLASAGDDVGDVLINKLVEDGIESIKVRSVLTCDSAVGVCAQCYGRSLATGKIVDIGEAVGIIAAQSIGEPGTQLTMRTFHTGGSASADDITQGLPRVQELFEARTPKGASPIAESDGRITIDETDKAKKVILTPDNGDEPHVYPVLKRATLLVEDGQHVTVGQPILVGTLDPKEVMRVMGAREVQKYLVNGVQGVYRSQGVPIHDKHIEVIVRQMLRKVTVVDHGETTLLPGELVDFKRYQYMNREAVAEGKRPASGRPELMGITKASLATESWLSAASFQETTRVLTQAAMEGKSDPLVGLKENVIIGKLIPAGTGLAKYRNVAVEATEEAKSERYPNRIFASDGAYSDADLSYVDFDSFSTDDFSTYN, translated from the coding sequence GTGCTCGAATCAACTACTTTCGATCAGCTTCGCATCGGCCTGGCCACTGCCGACGACATCCGTCGTTGGTCGTACGGTGAGGTCAAGAAGCCCGAGACGATCAACTACCGCACGCTCAAGCCCGAGAAGGACGGCCTCTTCGGCGAGCAGATCTTCGGACCCTCCCGCGACTGGGAGTGCGCCTGCGGCAAGTACAAGCGCGTCCGCTTCAAGGGCATCGTCTGCGAGCGCTGCGGCGTGGAGGTCACCAAGTCCTCCGTCCGTCGTGAGCGCATGGGCCACATCGAGCTCGCCGCGCCGGTCACCCACATCTGGTACTTCAAGGGCGTGCCCTCGCGCCTCGGGTACCTGCTGGACATGGCGCCGAAGGACCTCGAGAAGGTCATCTACTTCGCCGCCTACATGGTCATCTCGGTCGACGACGATGCGCGTCACCGCGACCTGGCCACGCAGGAGAACAACATCCGCCTCGAGCTGAAGACGCTCGCGGACCGTCGTGACTCCAAGATCGCCGCCCGCCTGCAGAAGCTGGAGGACGAGCTCGCCGCTCTGGAGGAAGAGGGCGCCAAGGCCGACCAGAAGAAGAAGGTCAAGGACGCCGCCGAGAAGGAGATGGCCTCGATCCGCAAGAACGCGGACGACCAGGTCACCCGTCTCGAGCGCGTGTGGGAGGAGTTCCGCACGCTCGAGGTCGGCTCGCTGAAGGGCGAGGACGAGATCTTCCACGAGCTGCAGGACCGCTTCGGTCAGTACTTCGAGGCCCACATGGGCGCCGAGTCGATCAAGCGTCGCCTGGAGGCGTTCGACCTGGCCGCCGAGGCCGAGAGCCTGCACCTGCAGATCTCGGAGGGCAAGGGCCAGCGCAAGATCCGCGCGATCAAGCGCCTCAAGGTCGTCAACTCGTTCCTGCAGACCGGCATGAGCCCGGCCTCGATGGTGCTCGACGTCGTCCCGGTGATCCCGCCGGAGCTGCGTCCGATGGTCCAGCTGGACGGTGGCCGCTTCGCGACCTCCGACCTGAACGACCTGTACCGCCGCGTGATCAACCGCAACAACCGCCTCCGTCGCCTGATCGACCTCGGTGCCCCCGAGATCATCGTCAACAACGAGAAGCGCATGCTGCAGGAGGCCGTCGACGCGCTGTTCGACAACGGCCGCCGCGGTCGTCCCGTCACGGGCACGGGCAACCGTGCGCTCAAGTCGCTCTCCGACATGCTCAAGGGCAAGCAGGGCCGGTTCCGCCAGAACCTGCTCGGCAAGCGCGTGGACTACTCGGGCCGTTCGGTCATCATCGTCGGACCCCAGCTCAAGCTGCACCAGTGCGGTCTGCCCAAGCAGATGGCGCTCGAGCTGTTCAAGCCGTTCGTGATCAAGCGCCTGATCGACCTCGGTCACTCGCAGAACATCAAGGCCGCCAAGCGCGCCGTCGAGCGCACGCGTCCCGAGGTCTGGGACGTGCTCGAGGAGATCATCCGCGAGCGCCCCGTGCTGCTCAACCGTGCGCCCACGCTGCACCGCCTCGGCATCCAGGCCTTCGAGCCTCAGCTCGTCGAGGGCAAGGCCATCCAGCTGCACCCGCTCGTCTGCGCCGCCTTCAACGCGGACTTCGACGGCGACCAGATGGCCGTGCACCTGCCGCTGTCGGTCGAGGCTCAGGCCGAGGCCCGCATCCTGATGCTCGCGTCGAACAACATCCTGAAGCCGTCCGACGGCCGCCCGGTCACCCTGCCCTCGCAGGACATGATCATCGGCCTGCACCACCTGACCACGGTCAAGGTGGGCGCTGCCGGTGAGGGTCGCGTGTTCGGCTCGGTGGGCGAGGCGATCCTGGCCAAGGACGAGGGCACCCTCGACCTGCAGGCCAAGGTCCGCATCCGCGTGCCCGGCCTCACGTTCCTCGAGGGCGAAGCGCCCGAGGGCTACGAGCGCCACGGCCTCGTGGACTCGTCGCTGGGCCAGGCGATCTTCAACGACACGCTCCCCAAGGGCTACCCGTTCGTGCGCGAGCAGGCAGACAAGGGCAAGCTGTCGCAGATCGTCAACAAGCTCGCCGAGGAGTACCCCAAGGTCGAGGTCGCCGCGTCGCTGGACCGCATCAAGGACGCCGGCTTCTACTGGGCCACGCGCTCGGGTGTGACCGTCGCGCTGTCCGACATCCTCACGCCCCCCAACAAGGGCGAGATCGTGGCGGGCTACGAGAAGCAGGCCGCGAAGGTCCAGGCCCAGTTCGAGAAGGGCCTCACGACCGACGCCGAGCGTCGCCAGGAGCTCATCAAGATCTGGACCGAGGCGACCGACGCCGTCCAGAAGGCGATGCGCGACAACTTCCCCGAGGACAACACCATCAACCGGATGGTGTCGTCGGGTGCTCGTGGTAACTGGCTGCAGATCCGCAACATCGCCGGTATGCGCGGCCTGGTGAACAACCCCAAGGGTGAGATCATCCCCCGTCCGATCATCTCCTCGTACCGCGAGGGTCTGTCGGTGGCGGAGTACTTCATCGCGACGCACGGTGCCCGCAAGGGTCTGGCCGACACCGCTCTCCGCACCGCGGACTCGGGTTACCTGACCCGTCGTCTCGTGGACGTCTCGCAGGATGTCATCATCCGCGAGGAGGACTGCGGCACGACCAAGGGCCTCGACTTCACGATCTCGGCGCCCGGCGCCGACGGCGTGCTGGTCAAGGACGCCAACGTCGAGAACTCGGTGTTCGCCCGTACCCTCGCGGCCGACGTCGTCGACGCCAAGGGCGAGGTTCTCGCCTCCGCCGGCGACGACGTGGGCGACGTGCTCATCAACAAGCTCGTCGAGGACGGCATCGAGTCGATCAAGGTGCGCTCCGTGCTCACCTGCGACTCGGCGGTTGGCGTCTGCGCGCAGTGCTACGGCCGTTCGCTCGCGACCGGCAAGATCGTCGACATCGGCGAGGCCGTCGGCATCATCGCGGCCCAGTCGATCGGTGAGCCCGGCACGCAGCTGACGATGCGCACCTTCCACACCGGTGGTTCGGCTTCGGCGGACGACATCACGCAGGGTCTTCCCCGCGTGCAGGAGCTCTTCGAGGCCCGCACCCCCAAGGGTGCGTCGCCGATCGCCGAGTCGGACGGTCGCATCACGATCGACGAGACCGACAAGGCGAAGAAGGTCATCCTCACGCCCGACAACGGCGACGAGCCGCACGTCTACCCCGTGCTCAAGCGCGCGACGCTGCTGGTCGAGGACGGCCAGCACGTCACGGTCGGCCAGCCGATCCTGGTGGGCACGCTCGACCCCAAGGAGGTCATGCGTGTCATGGGTGCCCGCGAGGTGCAGAAGTACCTCGTGAACGGCGTCCAGGGCGTGTACCGCTCGCAGGGTGTGCCGATCCACGACAAGCACATCGAGGTCATCGTGCGCCAGATGCTGCGGAAGGTCACCGTGGTCGATCACGGTGAGACGACGCTGCTCCCGGGCGAGCTGGTGGACTTCAAGCGCTACCAGTACATGAACCGCGAGGCCGTTGCAGAGGGCAAGCGCCCCGCGTCGGGTCGCCCGGAGCTCATGGGTATCACGAAGGCGTCGCTCGCGACGGAGTCGTGGCTGTCGGCCGCATCGTTCCAGGAGACGACCCGCGTTCTCACGCAGGCCGCCATGGAGGGCAAGAGCGACCCGCTCGTCGGCCTCAAGGAGAACGTCATCATCGGAAAGCTCATCCCCGCCGGAACGGGACTTGCGAAGTACCGCAACGTCGCCGTCGAGGCGACGGAGGAGGCCAAGAGCGAGCGGTACCCCAACCGCATCTTCGCCTCGGACGGCGCGTACAGCGACGCCGACCTGAGCTACGTCGATTTCGACAGCTTCTCGACGGACGACTTCAGCACCTACAACTGA
- a CDS encoding ABC transporter, with product MSDPTSRYGEPVEEPTEVDDVVGRAHEGLADAEAAGRDAVDTPADEAATPDAPVEPAVADAEPAVAEPSAAEPVAVEPVADEPAAAAPVETAAAAPVAAEPASAEPAYTEPAYTEPAYEPAADDTVAYGATTPAGDYAAATAAYATPGEAYAEAPAYAAPAPQPIFVQAPEAPRPRGNRAAAGAIGLLAAIAFGVLYLAAWFGFAAIDGSVDQANAVDSLVEVLGTAAFWVPVVVFFLAFWLLGAIINRGRWGAWVIFGLLVGFASYGGHLLGQLFQAPFWTLTAAQGADLVEEQLLAPLAIAALVIGRELTIWFGAWVAARGKRVTELNIEARREYERTLEAGPQLVQQ from the coding sequence ATGAGTGATCCCACATCGAGGTACGGCGAACCCGTCGAAGAGCCCACCGAGGTGGACGACGTCGTCGGGCGCGCCCACGAGGGCCTGGCCGACGCCGAGGCCGCCGGTCGCGATGCTGTGGACACCCCGGCCGACGAGGCCGCAACCCCGGACGCCCCTGTCGAGCCCGCCGTCGCAGACGCCGAGCCCGCCGTCGCCGAGCCTTCGGCCGCTGAGCCGGTCGCCGTCGAACCCGTCGCAGACGAGCCGGCCGCCGCCGCTCCCGTCGAGACGGCAGCCGCAGCGCCGGTCGCTGCCGAGCCCGCCTCTGCCGAGCCCGCCTACACGGAGCCCGCCTACACGGAGCCCGCCTACGAGCCCGCCGCCGACGACACGGTCGCGTACGGCGCGACGACCCCCGCGGGCGACTACGCCGCGGCCACGGCCGCCTACGCGACGCCCGGTGAGGCGTACGCAGAGGCGCCCGCCTATGCCGCACCCGCCCCGCAGCCGATCTTCGTCCAGGCGCCGGAGGCGCCCCGTCCCCGCGGCAACCGTGCGGCGGCCGGTGCGATCGGCCTGCTCGCCGCGATCGCGTTCGGCGTGCTGTACCTGGCCGCGTGGTTCGGCTTCGCCGCGATCGACGGCTCGGTCGACCAGGCCAACGCCGTCGACTCCCTCGTCGAGGTGCTCGGCACAGCCGCCTTCTGGGTGCCGGTGGTCGTGTTCTTCCTCGCGTTCTGGCTGCTCGGCGCGATCATCAATCGCGGTCGCTGGGGCGCTTGGGTCATCTTCGGCCTGCTGGTCGGGTTCGCCAGCTACGGCGGGCACCTGCTCGGCCAGCTGTTCCAGGCGCCGTTCTGGACGCTGACCGCCGCGCAGGGCGCCGATCTCGTCGAGGAGCAGCTGCTGGCGCCCCTCGCGATCGCTGCGCTCGTGATCGGCCGCGAGCTGACCATCTGGTTCGGCGCGTGGGTCGCCGCACGCGGCAAGCGCGTGACCGAGCTGAACATCGAGGCGCGCCGCGAATACGAGCGCACGCTCGAGGCGGGCCCGCAGCTCGTCCAGCAGTAG
- a CDS encoding spermidine/putrescine ABC transporter substrate-binding protein, with protein sequence MERSLETQVSQAVDAWLRWLPRWEPATHRGRVAPCRRCFGSPVLSAAGLGSDIPHGVQHGLSTRIKTIVDHSVAEYTALNLPMLQSELDQQSARNRARSYRPAEGLDPEFEGLPLDPEPMPGAPFLFTISGLAEEAEAAVPALPPLSDDAKAALRQEVGLADDYANMVGREVCTILLHHRLRIQAAITEYVEPQIAAMLEELTRSLDAPFDPNEPPAPPHP encoded by the coding sequence GTGGAGCGCTCGCTCGAGACGCAGGTCAGCCAGGCGGTGGACGCCTGGCTGCGCTGGCTGCCCCGCTGGGAGCCCGCCACGCACCGCGGTAGGGTCGCCCCCTGCCGCCGCTGCTTCGGCTCGCCCGTGCTCTCGGCCGCCGGCCTGGGGTCCGACATCCCGCACGGTGTGCAGCACGGGCTCTCCACCCGCATCAAGACGATCGTCGACCACTCCGTCGCCGAGTACACCGCGCTGAACCTCCCGATGCTGCAGTCCGAGCTCGACCAGCAGTCCGCCCGCAACCGCGCGAGGAGCTACCGCCCGGCCGAGGGACTGGACCCGGAGTTCGAGGGGCTGCCGCTCGACCCTGAGCCGATGCCGGGAGCGCCCTTCCTGTTCACCATCTCCGGCCTGGCCGAGGAAGCGGAGGCCGCGGTCCCCGCGCTGCCGCCGCTGAGCGACGACGCGAAGGCCGCCCTGCGTCAGGAGGTCGGCCTCGCCGACGACTACGCCAACATGGTCGGCCGCGAGGTCTGCACCATCCTGCTGCACCATCGCCTGCGCATCCAGGCGGCGATCACCGAGTACGTCGAGCCGCAGATCGCGGCGATGCTCGAGGAGCTCACCCGCTCGCTCGATGCGCCCTTCGACCCGAACGAGCCGCCGGCGCCGCCGCATCCCTGA
- a CDS encoding serine/threonine-protein kinase, with protein MATRLPSAPPILPGLAYIRPLGSGGFADVFLYEQDMPRRNVAVKVLPSDVRDPDLRRMFNAEADVLAHLSAHPSIVTVYQAGISAEGRPYIVMEFCPGSLAQRYRIERIPVAEVLTIGVKMAGALESAHRAGLAHRDVKPSNILITTFGAPVLADFGISSSLVQAGSDGVLAMSIPWSAPEVVSEQTAGTVASEVWSLGATVYSLLAGHSPFEKRDRSQNSREQLRRRIERASYTEIPRADVPGSLQAVLGRAMNRDPTRRYESARAFAEALREVQTELGITPTTLEVPEDEWSAASRPVEFGDSTLRGPARSTLDRVSRRKTHDSGVAGLARDEDSQLTGPEPTGSRTVAWIVGSVVAVAVAAVATVVTLLLTGVL; from the coding sequence GTGGCAACACGCCTGCCGTCTGCTCCCCCCATCCTGCCCGGGCTCGCCTATATCCGTCCGCTCGGCTCCGGCGGCTTCGCCGACGTCTTCCTCTATGAGCAGGACATGCCGCGGCGCAATGTCGCGGTGAAGGTGCTGCCGAGCGACGTGCGCGATCCCGACCTCCGCCGCATGTTCAACGCCGAGGCCGATGTGCTCGCGCACCTGTCCGCGCACCCCTCGATCGTGACCGTCTACCAGGCCGGCATCTCCGCCGAGGGCCGGCCGTACATAGTGATGGAGTTCTGCCCCGGTTCGCTGGCGCAGCGCTACCGGATCGAACGCATCCCCGTCGCCGAGGTGCTCACCATCGGCGTGAAGATGGCCGGCGCGCTCGAGTCGGCGCACCGCGCAGGACTCGCGCACCGCGACGTGAAGCCGAGCAACATCCTCATCACCACCTTCGGCGCCCCGGTGCTCGCCGACTTCGGCATCTCGTCCTCGCTCGTGCAGGCGGGGTCGGACGGGGTGCTCGCCATGTCGATCCCGTGGAGCGCGCCCGAGGTCGTCTCCGAGCAGACCGCCGGCACCGTGGCCAGCGAGGTGTGGAGCCTCGGCGCGACGGTCTACTCGCTCCTGGCCGGGCACAGCCCGTTCGAGAAGCGCGACCGCAGTCAGAACAGCAGGGAGCAGCTGCGACGGCGGATCGAGCGGGCGAGCTACACCGAGATCCCCCGGGCCGACGTGCCGGGCTCGCTGCAGGCCGTGCTCGGCCGTGCGATGAACCGCGACCCCACGAGGCGCTACGAGAGCGCGCGCGCCTTCGCCGAGGCGCTGCGCGAGGTGCAGACGGAGCTCGGCATCACGCCGACGACGCTGGAGGTGCCGGAGGACGAGTGGTCGGCGGCATCCCGTCCCGTCGAGTTCGGCGACAGCACCCTTCGCGGACCGGCGCGCAGCACGCTCGACCGGGTGTCGCGCCGCAAGACGCATGACAGCGGCGTCGCCGGTCTCGCACGTGACGAAGACAGTCAGCTCACCGGCCCCGAGCCCACCGGCAGCCGCACGGTCGCCTGGATCGTGGGGTCCGTGGTGGCGGTCGCCGTCGCCGCGGTCGCCACGGTCGTGACGCTGCTGCTGACGGGGGTCCTGTAG